Proteins encoded within one genomic window of Falco biarmicus isolate bFalBia1 chromosome 14, bFalBia1.pri, whole genome shotgun sequence:
- the LOC130158672 gene encoding cx9C motif-containing protein 4-like isoform X2, with product MVPQVDLPSPRCGTAPAGRSLNMSQKDPCQKQACEIQKCLQVNNYMESKCEAMLQEMRKCCAWYPKGRSICCSGFEKEEREREKFKATSEGIPQPPQ from the exons ATGGTACCCCAGGTAGACCTTCCCTCCCCACGCTGCGGGACAGCCCCGGCTGGTCG TTCTCTGAACATGTCCCAGAAGGATCCCTGCCAGAAACAAGcctgtgaaatacagaaatgcttgCAAG tgaacAACTACATGGAGTCTAAGTGTGAAGCCATGCTTCAGGAAATGCGGAAGTGCTGTGCCTGGTACCCCAAGGGCAGATCCATCTGTTGTTCAGGGtttgagaaagaagaaagggagagagaaaagtttAAGGCGACTTCAGAAGGAATTCCCCAACCACCTCAGTAA
- the FUNDC2 gene encoding FUN14 domain-containing protein 2 produces MAGPGGGAKEDLLNVLDLAEYTKNRPWWRKVFAPSSGSSAEKYNVATQLVIGGVTGWCTGFIFQKVGKLAATAVGGGFFLLQIANHTGYIKVDWKLVERDVNKAKQQLKFHSSGNKMSPEVKSRVDEVIIFLKKNVILTGGFAGGFLLGMVS; encoded by the exons ATGGCGGGGCCGGGCGgag GTGCGAAGGAGGACTTGTTGAACGTGCTGGACCTGGCGGAGTACACCAAGAACCGGCCCTGGTGGCGCAAGGTCTTCGCCCCCAGCTCGGGGTCGAGCGCTGAGAAGTACAATGTGGCCACACAGCTGGTGATCGGAGGGGTCACGGGATG GTGTACTGGATTCATCTTCCAGAAAGTTGGAAAGCTGGCAGCGACAGCAGTGGGAGGTGGCTTTTTCCTACTTCAG ATTGCAAACCACACGGGATACATCAAAGTGGACTGGAAGCTAGTAGAACGGGACGTGAACAAagccaagcagcagctgaaatttcACAGCAGTGGTAACAAAATGTCTCCAGAAGTGAAAAGCAGAGTGGATGAG GTGATCATATTTCTGAAGAAGAATGTTATCCTGACTGGAGGGTTTGCTGGAGGATTCCTGCTTGGAATGGTGTCCTAG
- the LOC130158672 gene encoding protein p13 MTCP-1-like isoform X1 yields MAEGGHAGAPPVRLWVRRVGVYCDEHRKTWLVAAEEEEGMLRARIQRVQVPLGEALRPSQLPPSRLPHMWQLSQGEQYRDSNSRVWEIEHHLMLGGVEELLLKLVPGD; encoded by the exons ATGGCAGAAGGAGGGCACGCAGGCGCTCCTCCTGTCCGGCTGTGGGTGCGACGCGTAGGTGTTTACTGCGATGAGCACCGCAAAACGTGGCTTGTGGCTGCGGAAGAG GAGGAAGGTATGCTGAGGGCTCGGATCCAAAGAGTTCAGGTTCCCCTGGGTGAGGCGCTGCgacccagccagctccccccatcCCGGCTGCCTCATATGTGGCAGCTGTCCCAGGGTGAGCAGTACAGGGATAGTAACTCTCGCGTTTGGGAGATAGAGCACCATCTCATG CTTGGTGGTGTTGAAGAACTGCTGCTTAAACTCGTGCCTGGTGATTAA